In one Fibrobacter sp. genomic region, the following are encoded:
- a CDS encoding NADH peroxidase has protein sequence MKVWVCKVCGYVHMGPEAPDECPQCKAPKSKFFEKVEQSAGGKIVWADEHKIGVAQGLDAEVVQQLRQDFTGECTEVGMYLAMSRQADREGYPEVAEAYKRIAFEEAEHAAKFAELLGEVVYPDTKKNLELRVAAEAGATEGKLALAKRAKELGYDAIHDTVHEMCKDEARHGSAFQGLLGRYFK, from the coding sequence ATGAAAGTATGGGTTTGTAAGGTTTGCGGCTACGTGCACATGGGACCGGAAGCCCCGGATGAATGCCCCCAGTGCAAGGCCCCCAAGAGCAAGTTCTTCGAAAAGGTAGAACAGAGCGCCGGTGGCAAGATTGTCTGGGCCGACGAACACAAGATTGGCGTTGCCCAGGGCTTGGACGCCGAGGTGGTCCAGCAGCTGCGGCAGGACTTTACGGGAGAATGTACCGAGGTAGGCATGTACCTGGCCATGAGCCGCCAGGCAGACCGCGAGGGCTATCCCGAAGTGGCCGAGGCCTACAAGCGTATCGCTTTTGAAGAGGCCGAACACGCCGCCAAGTTCGCCGAACTGCTGGGCGAGGTGGTCTATCCCGACACCAAGAAGAACCTGGAACTCAGGGTTGCCGCCGAAGCCGGTGCCACCGAAGGCAAGCTCGCCCTGGCCAAGCGCGCCAAGGAACTGGGCTACGACGCCATCCACGACACTGTTCACGAGATGTGCAAGGACGAGGCCCGTCACGGCTCTGCCTTCCAGGGTTTGCTGGGCCGGTACTTCAAGTAG
- a CDS encoding NADH-quinone oxidoreductase subunit A, with protein MSNVEVFDTTFAVTILVIMAVCIPTALLLANWFLHPGKIKDTAIKGTSYECGLAHVSGTANERYPVKYYLVAMLFLVFDLEVAFLYPWAVQFLAGGWELLLVLLGFLVILEAGYLYVFRKGVLDWATLKD; from the coding sequence ATGAGCAATGTAGAGGTTTTTGACACTACTTTCGCCGTGACCATCCTGGTCATTATGGCGGTTTGCATCCCCACCGCACTTTTGCTGGCCAACTGGTTCTTGCACCCTGGCAAAATCAAGGATACCGCCATCAAGGGCACATCCTACGAGTGCGGTCTCGCCCATGTGTCGGGTACGGCCAACGAACGCTATCCGGTCAAATACTACCTGGTAGCCATGCTGTTCCTGGTGTTCGACCTAGAAGTGGCATTCCTGTACCCCTGGGCCGTACAGTTCCTGGCCGGCGGCTGGGAGCTTTTGCTGGTGCTACTAGGCTTCTTGGTTATCCTGGAAGCAGGCTACCTCTACGTGTTCCGCAAGGGCGTGCTGGATTGGGCAACCCTCAAAGACTAA
- a CDS encoding DEAD/DEAH box helicase, with the protein MLFSELPLANPLQRAIRAVGYETPTPIQEQSIPSLLEGKDLLGIAQTGTGKTAAFALPILQLLLDSGKFRAPKTCRALILLPTRELAIQVEECFKQYAQFTAISSTCIFGGVGDASQKNCLVRGVDVLVATPGRLLDLIGQKAVSLKALEFFVLDEADRMLDMGFIHDIRKVVALLPQKRQNLFFSATMPDDITKLASTILRPNPVRVEVAPQSTPIERIRQELYRIDKRRKGALLKELLLEHPEMRKVLVFSRTKHGADKITRVLEKAGIKCAAIHGNKSQTRRQEALKNFKDEKIRVLVATDIAARGIDVDDVSHVFNYDLPDVPETFVHRIGRTARAGKDGIAISFCAPDEEQDLRAIEKLTKIKIPEGDKAIFEKLPPPQKETPESEMRNARGRGIPKPARHQKPAQNPPKAHKQQTPKLAQPAQYAKPEQKSEQPQKPGHQKHRRNRPGSRARRRMRESGNTPS; encoded by the coding sequence ATGCTTTTTTCAGAACTCCCTCTGGCAAACCCCTTGCAGCGCGCCATCCGTGCCGTAGGCTACGAAACGCCCACCCCCATCCAGGAACAGTCTATCCCGAGCCTGCTCGAAGGTAAGGACCTGCTGGGAATCGCCCAGACGGGCACCGGCAAGACGGCGGCTTTCGCCCTGCCGATTTTGCAGCTGCTTCTGGATTCCGGAAAGTTCCGTGCGCCCAAGACCTGCCGGGCCCTGATCCTGCTCCCTACTCGGGAACTTGCCATCCAGGTGGAGGAGTGTTTCAAGCAGTACGCCCAGTTTACGGCTATTTCCAGTACCTGTATCTTTGGCGGCGTCGGGGACGCCTCCCAGAAGAACTGCCTGGTCCGGGGCGTAGACGTGCTGGTGGCGACTCCGGGGCGTCTGCTGGACCTTATCGGCCAGAAGGCGGTTTCCCTGAAGGCCCTGGAATTCTTTGTGCTGGACGAGGCCGACCGCATGTTGGACATGGGATTCATCCACGATATCCGTAAGGTGGTGGCATTGCTCCCGCAAAAGCGTCAGAACCTGTTCTTCAGCGCCACCATGCCCGACGACATCACCAAGTTGGCATCGACCATCCTCCGGCCGAATCCGGTTCGCGTAGAGGTTGCGCCCCAGAGCACGCCCATCGAACGCATCCGTCAGGAACTGTACCGCATAGACAAGCGCCGTAAGGGTGCGCTCCTGAAGGAGCTTTTGCTTGAACACCCCGAAATGAGGAAGGTGCTGGTGTTCAGCCGCACCAAGCACGGCGCCGACAAGATTACCCGCGTGTTGGAAAAGGCTGGCATCAAGTGTGCCGCCATTCACGGCAACAAGAGCCAGACCCGCAGGCAAGAGGCCCTGAAGAACTTCAAGGACGAGAAGATCCGCGTGTTGGTGGCCACCGACATCGCTGCCCGCGGAATCGATGTGGACGATGTGAGCCACGTGTTCAACTACGACCTGCCCGATGTTCCCGAAACTTTTGTGCACCGCATTGGCCGTACGGCTCGCGCCGGCAAGGACGGCATCGCCATCTCGTTCTGCGCCCCTGATGAGGAGCAGGACCTGCGGGCCATCGAGAAGCTTACCAAGATAAAGATTCCCGAAGGGGACAAGGCCATCTTTGAGAAATTGCCGCCCCCGCAGAAGGAGACTCCCGAAAGCGAGATGCGCAACGCCCGCGGTCGCGGCATCCCTAAACCTGCACGGCACCAAAAACCGGCGCAGAACCCGCCCAAGGCCCACAAGCAACAGACCCCGAAACTGGCGCAGCCTGCCCAATATGCTAAGCCCGAGCAGAAATCCGAACAGCCCCAAAAGCCGGGGCACCAAAAGCATCGCCGCAATCGTCCCGGCTCCCGTGCCCGTCGCCGCATGCGGGAATCGGGCAATACTCCAAGTTAG
- a CDS encoding glucokinase → MEIKWLNPDAKFDRLVLAGDIGGTNTNLGLVGYKDGKFTLILETVCPSKDIDGLDAPIRETLKLAAESRADLKPSHVCISAAGPVAANKCVMTNLPWSVDGDALTAATGIPTLVINDFMAISYGIPTLDVDDPKQIFKLTHTDGSQPAPQKATKAVIGPGTGMGVGFLAFDGEKYIPASSEGGHSTFAPFDKDSQEFHDYMEKKIGMVPGVEPLVSGMGLRNMYEWWKETRGVPDNEAFKKIEETEPNDRPKYISRASDTDPVAAEMMRLFVKMLARFASDASTLFLPLGGLYLAGGTVQKDLRWLERDNLFMKYFEKNYNPNIRPLLNKIPVYIIKDYSISLYGAANASLNLQK, encoded by the coding sequence ATGGAAATCAAATGGCTTAATCCCGATGCAAAGTTTGACCGCCTGGTTTTGGCAGGCGATATTGGTGGCACCAACACGAACCTTGGCCTGGTGGGCTACAAGGATGGCAAGTTCACGCTGATTCTTGAAACGGTGTGCCCCTCCAAGGACATCGACGGTCTCGACGCTCCTATCCGCGAGACGCTCAAGCTCGCCGCGGAAAGCCGAGCTGACCTCAAGCCGAGCCACGTGTGCATCAGTGCCGCGGGTCCGGTGGCTGCCAACAAGTGCGTCATGACGAACCTCCCGTGGAGCGTGGACGGCGACGCCCTCACCGCGGCGACCGGCATCCCGACGCTCGTCATCAACGACTTCATGGCCATCAGCTACGGTATCCCGACGCTCGACGTGGACGACCCCAAGCAGATTTTCAAGCTCACCCATACCGACGGCAGCCAGCCAGCCCCGCAGAAGGCCACCAAGGCGGTCATCGGTCCGGGTACCGGCATGGGCGTTGGTTTCCTTGCCTTCGACGGCGAGAAATACATCCCCGCTTCTTCGGAGGGCGGGCATTCCACCTTCGCCCCCTTCGACAAGGATTCCCAGGAATTCCACGACTACATGGAAAAGAAGATTGGTATGGTTCCCGGTGTGGAACCGCTGGTATCTGGCATGGGGCTTCGCAATATGTATGAATGGTGGAAGGAGACCCGCGGCGTTCCCGATAACGAGGCCTTCAAGAAGATTGAAGAAACTGAACCCAACGATCGCCCCAAGTACATCAGCCGCGCGAGCGATACCGACCCGGTGGCTGCCGAGATGATGCGCCTGTTCGTGAAGATGCTCGCCCGCTTTGCAAGCGATGCCTCTACGCTGTTCTTGCCCCTGGGTGGCCTCTACCTGGCTGGCGGTACGGTGCAGAAGGATTTGCGCTGGCTCGAGCGCGACAACCTGTTCATGAAGTATTTCGAAAAGAACTACAATCCGAACATCCGTCCGCTCTTGAACAAGATTCCGGTGTATATTATCAAGGATTACAGCATTAGCCTGTACGGTGCGGCCAACGCAAGCCTGAACTTGCAGAAGTAA
- a CDS encoding citrate synthase, protein MSDKATLNYNGKSYELPVVEGTENEHGLDISTLRKSSGLVTLDYGYLNTGSTKSSITYVDGEKGILRYRGYSIEDLAEKATFPETAWLLIYGELPNPEQLGHFRTLLTENALLHENLLHFFREMPPSAHPMGILSSIVNAVGLFTPRFYDDENIASAFELTTAGLISKIRTIAAFSYKASIGEPFVYPEAERSYCSNFLNMMFSSKARPYHLDPIMEKALNTLLIVHADHEQNCSTSTVRMVGSSQANLYASICAGICALWGPLHGGANQAVLETLLRIQNSGMTIEQVMEKAKDKNDPFRLSGFGHRVYKSYDPRAKVLKKLMGQVFEHEHINDPLLEIALKLEEAALKDDYFIARKLYPNVDFYSGILYRAMGIPTNMLTVMFAIGRLPGWIAHWKEMHDDPNSKINRPRQIYVGETARPWIDRNKR, encoded by the coding sequence ATGTCCGATAAAGCGACCTTGAATTACAACGGAAAGAGTTACGAGCTCCCCGTGGTTGAAGGCACCGAAAACGAACACGGTCTCGACATCAGCACTTTGCGCAAGAGTTCCGGCCTGGTGACCCTGGACTACGGTTACCTGAACACGGGCAGCACCAAGAGTTCCATTACCTACGTGGACGGCGAGAAGGGGATTCTCCGTTACCGCGGCTACTCCATCGAGGACCTGGCCGAAAAGGCCACCTTCCCCGAAACCGCATGGCTCCTGATTTACGGCGAGCTGCCCAACCCCGAGCAGCTGGGGCATTTCCGCACGCTGCTTACCGAAAACGCCCTGCTCCACGAAAACCTGCTGCACTTTTTCCGTGAGATGCCGCCCAGCGCCCACCCCATGGGCATTCTCAGTTCCATCGTGAACGCCGTGGGACTTTTCACCCCCCGCTTCTACGACGACGAAAACATCGCCAGCGCTTTTGAGCTGACCACCGCGGGTCTCATCTCCAAGATTCGCACCATCGCTGCCTTCTCTTACAAGGCAAGCATCGGTGAACCCTTCGTTTACCCCGAAGCAGAACGCAGCTACTGCAGCAACTTCTTGAACATGATGTTCAGCAGCAAGGCCAGGCCCTATCACCTGGACCCCATTATGGAAAAGGCACTGAACACCCTGTTGATTGTGCACGCCGACCACGAGCAGAACTGCTCCACTTCTACCGTGCGTATGGTGGGCAGCTCCCAGGCGAACCTTTACGCCAGCATCTGCGCCGGCATCTGCGCCCTGTGGGGCCCGCTTCACGGCGGCGCCAACCAGGCCGTTCTGGAAACGCTTCTCCGTATCCAGAACAGCGGCATGACCATCGAACAGGTGATGGAAAAGGCCAAGGACAAGAACGACCCCTTCCGTCTTTCTGGATTCGGCCACCGGGTGTACAAGAGTTATGACCCCCGCGCGAAAGTCTTGAAAAAGCTCATGGGCCAGGTGTTCGAGCACGAACATATCAACGACCCGTTGCTGGAAATCGCGCTCAAGCTCGAAGAAGCCGCCCTGAAGGACGACTACTTTATCGCCCGCAAGCTCTACCCCAACGTGGACTTCTATTCGGGCATTCTCTACCGCGCCATGGGTATCCCCACCAACATGCTCACGGTGATGTTTGCCATCGGCCGCTTGCCCGGCTGGATTGCCCACTGGAAAGAGATGCACGACGACCCGAATTCCAAGATCAACAGGCCCCGCCAGATTTACGTAGGCGAAACGGCCCGCCCCTGGATCGACAGAAACAAGCGATAA
- a CDS encoding InlB B-repeat-containing protein produces the protein MEKTSCLVTKSLALLLFVVGVNLSFAAWDGKTKTKPSKTETIDKQEYFLIENEANLAWFADSVNSTSGTININAKLMAPLDMGHKLFMPIASGSGAIMFGGVFDGNYQTISNLYLNSEELGEIPGAFCPAKYPKCNAQNVGLVGVLNGGTIKNLNLQDVDILAATNKGVSGGKDNPISVGPFVGFQRGGTVENCFVTGEILTSGKGNSIGGLVGNAWKGSINNSLSTVDVWVSGDESYVGGVVGSIREGEGVTGGVSVDACVYDGSIIINSGNGTAGGVVGYYEKGALSVSRSYFDTDIIEDGLGKIADGLTMEGTISSAKNLNIGKVVCDLNGGQWANNACSKEGSWGIGAAHITLNGISLDANGNVVYQISFNANEGAFTSGAKYTKFLKAGDLITADEISTPVHGDTVFGGWALTSDAAQPTENLGTVKGPQTIYAYWKTMYLITFDATTKGVFDADGEAPSNLKKKLVAAGDKIDVDGIGVPRYAKDGTVYYFAGWAATEDATEALNDFGAASEQKTFYAVWVAAPTYVVTFNTHGFGTTEVYVQENAQNDQTVAQPENPEATGYEFEGWFGLEDGDDAFDFSTIITGDTVIHAKWSPVDYTITYELNGGKNNSKNPASYNIKSESIELKNPSKTGYAFEGWYYDKKFSMPAVQITKGSTGDKALFAKWSVKTFPIVYMAGSYGVEVVPSDVKQYDVPINLRGASYTREGYLQDGWSTKNGGSKVYELDAVYKQNSTLTLYPYWVEDPTYKKDPSSIRGFASVRIHSFGIVVQNRGLEITNVKSGAIVSVMDMQGRLVRKGVAGSTGFRVTGLVPGNYVVRVNGVVRQARIR, from the coding sequence ATGGAAAAAACCTCTTGTTTGGTGACAAAGTCCCTTGCCCTGCTGCTTTTTGTGGTGGGCGTCAATTTGTCATTTGCTGCATGGGATGGGAAAACCAAAACGAAGCCCTCCAAAACAGAAACCATAGACAAGCAGGAATATTTTCTCATTGAGAATGAGGCGAATCTAGCCTGGTTTGCCGATTCCGTGAATTCAACTTCTGGGACAATCAACATTAATGCCAAGCTGATGGCTCCGCTGGATATGGGGCACAAGCTGTTTATGCCCATAGCCTCCGGTTCTGGAGCCATAATGTTTGGCGGAGTCTTTGATGGGAACTACCAGACTATTTCAAACCTGTATCTGAATTCTGAGGAATTGGGCGAGATTCCCGGAGCCTTCTGCCCAGCGAAATATCCCAAGTGCAATGCCCAGAATGTAGGCCTTGTCGGTGTTCTTAATGGCGGAACCATCAAGAACCTGAATCTACAAGATGTGGATATTCTGGCGGCAACTAACAAGGGTGTATCCGGTGGCAAGGACAACCCGATTTCTGTGGGACCTTTTGTAGGATTCCAAAGGGGCGGAACCGTTGAAAATTGCTTTGTAACGGGAGAAATTCTCACGAGTGGCAAGGGCAACAGTATTGGCGGCCTTGTGGGTAACGCATGGAAAGGAAGCATTAATAACAGCCTGAGTACGGTTGATGTCTGGGTAAGCGGCGACGAATCCTATGTGGGAGGCGTTGTGGGTTCTATCCGTGAAGGAGAAGGTGTTACGGGAGGTGTTTCTGTCGATGCCTGCGTGTACGATGGGAGTATCATTATCAATAGCGGGAACGGCACTGCCGGTGGCGTTGTAGGCTATTATGAGAAGGGGGCGCTATCTGTTTCTAGGTCCTATTTCGACACGGACATTATTGAAGACGGGTTAGGAAAGATTGCCGATGGCTTGACCATGGAAGGTACTATTTCCAGTGCCAAGAACCTCAACATAGGCAAGGTGGTTTGCGATCTGAATGGCGGTCAGTGGGCAAATAATGCTTGTTCTAAGGAAGGCTCGTGGGGTATTGGTGCTGCCCATATAACCCTCAACGGCATATCACTGGATGCCAATGGGAATGTGGTTTACCAGATTAGTTTTAATGCCAACGAGGGGGCGTTTACAAGCGGAGCCAAGTATACCAAGTTCCTTAAGGCGGGAGACTTGATTACAGCTGACGAAATATCGACTCCCGTCCATGGCGATACTGTCTTTGGCGGCTGGGCTTTGACCTCCGATGCGGCGCAACCTACCGAGAATTTGGGCACGGTGAAGGGGCCCCAGACGATTTATGCTTATTGGAAAACCATGTATCTGATTACCTTTGATGCTACGACTAAGGGAGTCTTTGATGCAGATGGAGAAGCACCGTCGAATTTAAAGAAAAAGCTGGTTGCCGCGGGTGACAAAATTGATGTGGATGGAATTGGAGTACCGCGGTATGCTAAAGATGGAACGGTATACTACTTTGCCGGTTGGGCCGCCACTGAAGATGCTACCGAGGCCTTGAACGATTTTGGCGCGGCTTCGGAACAAAAGACATTCTATGCCGTCTGGGTTGCGGCGCCCACTTATGTGGTAACTTTCAACACCCACGGGTTCGGTACGACAGAGGTCTATGTTCAGGAAAATGCCCAGAATGACCAGACTGTGGCTCAGCCCGAAAACCCTGAGGCTACAGGTTATGAATTTGAAGGGTGGTTCGGTCTTGAGGATGGCGACGATGCATTTGACTTCAGTACGATTATAACAGGGGATACGGTAATTCATGCCAAGTGGTCTCCTGTAGACTATACCATTACATACGAATTGAACGGTGGAAAAAACAATTCCAAGAATCCCGCCTCGTACAATATCAAGAGTGAAAGTATTGAACTGAAGAACCCCTCAAAGACAGGTTATGCATTTGAAGGCTGGTATTACGATAAAAAATTCTCCATGCCTGCGGTACAGATAACCAAGGGCTCTACGGGAGACAAGGCTTTGTTTGCCAAATGGTCCGTCAAGACATTCCCCATTGTCTACATGGCAGGCTCCTATGGTGTAGAGGTGGTGCCATCGGATGTAAAGCAGTACGACGTTCCCATCAATCTGAGGGGAGCCTCCTATACCAGGGAAGGATACCTTCAGGATGGCTGGTCCACCAAGAATGGAGGCTCCAAGGTTTATGAGCTGGACGCCGTCTACAAGCAGAACAGCACCTTGACCCTATACCCTTATTGGGTAGAAGACCCGACATATAAAAAAGACCCCTCTTCTATAAGAGGCTTCGCCTCCGTGAGGATTCATAGTTTCGGCATTGTGGTCCAAAACCGCGGGCTGGAAATTACCAATGTGAAATCTGGCGCCATCGTGTCCGTGATGGATATGCAGGGACGCTTGGTTCGGAAAGGTGTCGCCGGTTCTACCGGGTTTAGGGTGACCGGTCTTGTTCCTGGGAATTACGTGGTGCGGGTAAACGGAGTGGTCCGCCAGGCCCGCATCCGTTAA
- a CDS encoding TrkA family potassium uptake protein: protein MASKQFVIIGLGNSAIFLAKHLTSLGHDVMVIDCHPDKVQDISSSVSQAIVADSTRLKQLSSIPLQKADSVIVCIGENLQASLLTVLNLKELGVKHIIAKSSSAAHTSILEKLGVSDIFHPERDSAISLAERLNRPNMLDFLPFMEGFSIIEIVCPEKFQGKTLKDLSLTHKYGIQVIAIRDPLESKPKIGNIADYVLKENDVLFLIGPNEALDSFKA from the coding sequence ATGGCTTCTAAACAATTTGTAATTATCGGGCTCGGGAACTCGGCCATCTTTTTGGCCAAGCACTTGACCTCCCTGGGTCACGACGTGATGGTCATCGACTGCCACCCCGACAAGGTGCAGGACATTTCCAGTTCTGTTTCTCAGGCAATTGTGGCGGACAGTACCCGCCTCAAGCAGCTTTCGTCTATCCCCCTGCAGAAGGCGGATTCCGTTATCGTCTGCATAGGAGAAAACCTGCAGGCCTCGCTCCTTACGGTGCTGAACCTGAAGGAGTTGGGCGTAAAGCATATCATTGCCAAGTCCAGCAGTGCGGCCCATACCAGCATTCTCGAAAAGCTGGGGGTGTCCGACATCTTCCATCCCGAAAGGGATTCCGCCATCAGTCTGGCCGAGCGGCTCAACCGCCCCAACATGCTGGACTTTTTGCCGTTCATGGAAGGCTTCTCCATTATCGAGATCGTGTGCCCCGAAAAGTTCCAGGGCAAGACCCTTAAGGATTTGTCCCTGACCCACAAGTACGGCATCCAGGTGATTGCCATCCGCGACCCGCTGGAATCCAAGCCCAAGATCGGTAACATCGCCGACTACGTGCTCAAAGAAAACGACGTGCTGTTCTTGATCGGCCCCAACGAGGCCCTGGACAGCTTCAAGGCTTAG
- a CDS encoding O-acetylhomoserine aminocarboxypropyltransferase/cysteine synthase, protein MSKIETLCVQGGWQPKNGEPRVLPIYQSTTFKYESSNAMADLFDLKASGYFYTRLQNPTNDAVASKIAAMEGGVAAMLTSSGQAANFFAVFNICEAGDHFISTSAIYGGTSNLFSVTMKKLGIECTFVDQDASDEEIEKAFRPNTKCFFGETVANPAGKILDLERFAKLAHKHGVPMIVDNTFPTPILCRPIEFGVDIVTHSTTKYMDGHAMAVGGCIVDSGNFDWEAHHDKFKGLTEPDPSYHGLAYTKAFGKGAFITKATAQLMRDLGSIQAPQNAFLLNVGLETLHLRMPRHCENALACAKFLQNHPKVAWVDYAGLEGNKYHELAQKQFKGGLPCGVLTFGIKGGREKSIQFMDNLKMICIVTHVADARSCVLHPASHTHRQLSDEQLIEAGVAPDLIRFSVGIENVEDIIADLTQALDKV, encoded by the coding sequence ATGTCCAAGATCGAAACTTTGTGCGTCCAGGGCGGCTGGCAGCCGAAAAACGGCGAACCCCGCGTTCTCCCCATCTACCAGAGCACCACTTTCAAGTACGAGTCCAGCAACGCCATGGCCGACCTGTTCGACCTGAAGGCGTCGGGCTACTTCTACACGCGCCTGCAGAACCCCACCAACGACGCCGTGGCGTCCAAGATTGCGGCCATGGAAGGCGGAGTGGCAGCGATGCTCACCAGCTCCGGTCAGGCAGCGAACTTCTTCGCCGTGTTCAACATCTGCGAAGCGGGCGACCACTTCATCAGCACCAGCGCCATCTACGGCGGTACGAGCAACCTCTTCAGCGTTACCATGAAGAAGCTCGGCATCGAATGCACGTTCGTGGACCAGGACGCGAGCGACGAAGAAATCGAGAAGGCTTTCCGCCCGAACACCAAGTGCTTCTTCGGCGAAACGGTGGCTAACCCCGCCGGCAAGATTTTGGACCTGGAGCGCTTCGCGAAGCTTGCCCACAAGCACGGCGTGCCGATGATTGTCGATAACACGTTCCCGACACCCATACTCTGCCGCCCGATCGAATTCGGCGTGGACATCGTGACGCATTCCACCACCAAGTACATGGACGGTCACGCGATGGCCGTGGGTGGCTGCATCGTGGATAGCGGAAACTTTGACTGGGAAGCCCATCACGACAAGTTCAAGGGCCTCACCGAACCGGACCCGAGCTACCACGGCCTTGCCTACACGAAGGCTTTCGGCAAGGGCGCCTTCATCACGAAGGCTACAGCACAGCTCATGCGCGACCTCGGCAGCATCCAGGCTCCGCAGAACGCGTTCCTCCTGAACGTTGGCCTTGAAACGCTTCACCTGCGCATGCCGCGCCACTGCGAAAACGCTCTCGCCTGTGCGAAGTTCCTGCAGAACCACCCGAAGGTGGCCTGGGTAGACTATGCGGGCCTCGAGGGCAACAAGTACCACGAACTTGCGCAGAAACAATTCAAGGGCGGGCTCCCGTGCGGCGTGCTCACCTTCGGTATCAAGGGTGGCCGCGAGAAAAGCATCCAGTTCATGGACAATCTCAAGATGATTTGCATCGTGACCCACGTGGCCGACGCCCGCAGTTGCGTGCTGCATCCGGCAAGCCACACCCACCGTCAGCTCAGCGACGAACAGCTCATCGAAGCAGGCGTCGCTCCGGACCTGATCCGCTTCAGCGTGGGTATCGAGAACGTCGAAGACATCATCGCCGACCTTACGCAGGCCCTCGACAAGGTGTAA
- a CDS encoding potassium-transporting ATPase subunit KdpA encodes MLRSKYQGLRFADGPVAKKKQTNPITLVVLGYLLLILVGAILLRLPVSLRTPISFLEALFTATSAVCVTGLSVLDISSTFTHFGDWVLLVLMQLGGLGIMTVSTTLILLAGMHPGFNHQSVLLSAFSQEGNIDPSKILKAVLPFTFILELIGAAVYFTQFSGATLYDRIFVSVFQAVSSFCNVGFTLFPDSLVQFQLNPLVNISTCVLALAGGFGFLAVTELQYVFDFKQRKVRKISLHTRIATFGTLFVVAASVLVFSLTEWNNTLGDLSVGQKFESTLFMAFTSRTAGLNTVDVPGLCASSLFFFIVIMFIGANPGSCGGGVKVTTAAVIGLLGFNRLLGREKTQVLGRTIPETTVDKAVRIFVVAIVVIVLATLILLCTEIPGGVSGAGQSSFLKVLFEVVSAYSTCGLSMGLTGELSTVGRIVICCVMFIGRMGPLFLISAVAGRVQNTTWFAEEDIMVG; translated from the coding sequence ATGTTGCGCTCCAAGTATCAGGGCCTGCGTTTTGCCGACGGCCCCGTTGCCAAGAAGAAACAGACCAACCCCATTACGCTGGTAGTTTTGGGTTACCTGTTGCTGATTCTTGTTGGCGCTATTTTGCTTCGACTTCCGGTGTCGCTCCGGACGCCCATCTCCTTTTTGGAAGCCTTGTTTACCGCCACATCTGCCGTATGCGTCACGGGGCTCTCTGTGCTGGATATCAGCAGTACGTTTACCCACTTTGGCGACTGGGTCCTGCTGGTGCTGATGCAGCTGGGCGGTCTTGGAATCATGACGGTTTCTACCACCTTGATTCTTTTGGCGGGCATGCACCCCGGCTTTAACCACCAGTCCGTGCTGCTTTCGGCTTTTTCTCAAGAGGGAAACATCGACCCTTCGAAAATCCTGAAGGCGGTTCTGCCCTTTACCTTCATCCTCGAACTGATCGGGGCGGCGGTCTATTTTACCCAGTTCTCTGGCGCCACGCTCTACGACCGCATATTCGTCTCGGTGTTCCAGGCGGTAAGTTCTTTCTGTAATGTGGGCTTTACCCTGTTCCCGGATTCCCTGGTGCAGTTCCAGCTGAACCCCCTGGTGAACATTTCCACTTGCGTGCTGGCCCTGGCGGGGGGATTTGGTTTCTTGGCCGTGACGGAACTCCAGTATGTGTTTGACTTTAAGCAGCGCAAGGTCCGGAAAATTTCGCTCCATACCCGCATCGCGACCTTCGGTACCCTGTTTGTGGTGGCGGCCAGCGTGTTGGTGTTCTCGCTTACGGAATGGAACAACACCCTTGGCGACCTGAGCGTTGGGCAGAAGTTTGAATCCACCCTGTTCATGGCCTTTACCAGCCGCACCGCTGGGCTCAACACGGTAGATGTTCCCGGCCTGTGTGCCAGCTCCCTGTTCTTCTTTATCGTCATCATGTTCATCGGTGCAAACCCCGGCAGCTGCGGTGGTGGTGTGAAGGTGACTACCGCTGCGGTGATTGGGCTTTTGGGGTTCAATCGCCTGTTGGGGCGCGAAAAGACCCAGGTTCTTGGTCGCACCATTCCTGAAACCACCGTAGATAAGGCGGTGCGGATTTTCGTGGTGGCCATCGTGGTCATTGTGCTTGCGACCTTGATTCTGCTCTGTACCGAAATCCCTGGAGGGGTGTCTGGTGCCGGACAGTCCTCTTTCCTCAAGGTGCTGTTCGAGGTGGTGAGTGCCTACAGTACTTGCGGGCTTTCCATGGGATTAACGGGTGAATTATCTACCGTTGGCCGCATAGTCATCTGCTGCGTGATGTTCATTGGCCGTATGGGCCCCCTCTTCTTGATTTCTGCCGTGGCGGGTCGTGTCCAGAACACCACCTGGTTCGCCGAAGAAGATATCATGGTGGGCTAG